Proteins encoded within one genomic window of Thermus oshimai DSM 12092:
- the tkt gene encoding transketolase: MTETKDLAALSVNAIRFLAIDAVEKARSGHPGMPMAMAPLAYLLFREVLRHHPEDPLWPDRDRFVLSAGHGSMLLYAVLHLTGYDLPLEELQRFRQWGSKTPGHPERGHTPGVEVTTGPLGQGISTAVGLALAEKKLALEFNRPGHTVVDHWTYVLASDGDLMEGVSGEASSLAGTWGLSKLIVFWDDNRISIDGPTDLAFTEDVLARYRAYGWQTLRVEDANDLSALQHALRLAQLDERPTLIAVRSHIGYGSPKQDSHKAHGEPLGPEAVEATRKALGWPYPPFVVPEEVYRHMDMRPRGRALKEEWERRLEAYAKAYPDLYEELLRRLKGELPPLPETPPAFDKPVATRAASGRTLDEIAPRMPELLGGSADLTPSNNTQAKGMADFSRENPSGRYLHFGVREHAMGAILNGLNLHGGYRAYGGTFLVFSDYMRPALRLAALMGTPTVFVFTHDSIALGEDGPTHQPVEHLMALRAMPDLWVIRPADAHETFYAWQVALRRKEGPTALILTRQAVPLLSPEKAKGLLKGGYVLEEDEEPEGILVATGSEVHLALRAKALLNGKGRRVRVVSLPSWELFEAQPAEYREQVLPKGLPTVAVEAGASLGWERYAHRAVGLDRFGASAPYPEVYERLGFTPERVAEALEELL; the protein is encoded by the coding sequence ATGACCGAGACCAAAGACCTAGCCGCCCTTTCGGTGAACGCCATCCGCTTTTTGGCCATAGACGCCGTGGAGAAGGCGAGAAGCGGCCACCCCGGCATGCCCATGGCCATGGCCCCCCTGGCCTACCTCCTCTTCCGGGAGGTCCTGCGCCACCACCCCGAAGACCCCTTGTGGCCGGACCGGGACCGGTTCGTCCTCTCCGCAGGGCACGGCTCCATGCTCCTTTATGCCGTCCTCCACCTCACGGGCTACGACCTTCCCCTGGAGGAGCTCCAGCGCTTCCGCCAATGGGGCTCCAAGACCCCCGGCCACCCCGAGCGGGGCCACACCCCAGGGGTGGAGGTGACCACGGGGCCCTTGGGCCAGGGGATCTCCACCGCGGTGGGCCTGGCCTTGGCGGAGAAGAAGCTCGCCCTGGAGTTCAACCGCCCGGGGCACACGGTGGTGGACCACTGGACCTACGTCCTGGCCTCGGACGGGGACCTGATGGAGGGGGTTTCCGGGGAGGCGAGCTCTTTGGCGGGCACCTGGGGGCTTTCCAAGCTCATCGTCTTCTGGGACGACAACCGCATCTCCATTGACGGCCCCACGGACCTGGCCTTCACGGAGGACGTCCTCGCCCGCTACCGGGCCTACGGCTGGCAGACCCTGAGGGTGGAGGACGCCAACGACCTCTCCGCCCTCCAGCACGCCCTACGGCTCGCCCAGCTGGACGAGCGGCCCACCCTCATCGCCGTGCGGAGCCACATCGGCTACGGCTCCCCCAAGCAGGACTCCCACAAGGCCCATGGGGAGCCCTTGGGGCCGGAGGCGGTGGAGGCCACCCGCAAGGCCCTGGGCTGGCCCTACCCGCCTTTCGTGGTGCCGGAGGAGGTCTACCGCCACATGGACATGCGCCCGAGGGGCCGGGCCCTGAAGGAGGAATGGGAAAGGCGCCTCGAGGCCTACGCCAAGGCCTACCCTGACCTCTACGAGGAGCTCCTCCGCCGCCTCAAGGGGGAGCTACCCCCCTTGCCCGAAACCCCTCCCGCCTTTGACAAGCCCGTGGCCACCCGGGCGGCAAGCGGCCGCACCCTGGACGAGATCGCCCCCAGGATGCCCGAGCTCCTTGGGGGTAGCGCCGACCTCACCCCCTCCAACAACACCCAGGCCAAGGGGATGGCGGACTTTTCCCGGGAGAACCCTTCCGGCCGCTACCTCCACTTCGGGGTGCGGGAGCACGCCATGGGGGCCATCCTGAACGGGCTCAACCTCCACGGGGGGTATAGGGCCTACGGGGGGACCTTCCTGGTCTTCTCCGACTACATGCGCCCCGCCCTCCGCCTTGCCGCCCTCATGGGGACCCCCACGGTCTTTGTCTTCACCCACGACTCCATCGCCCTTGGGGAGGACGGCCCCACCCACCAGCCCGTGGAGCACCTCATGGCCCTGAGGGCCATGCCGGACCTTTGGGTGATCCGTCCCGCGGACGCCCACGAGACCTTCTACGCCTGGCAGGTGGCCTTGAGGCGGAAGGAAGGCCCCACCGCCCTCATCCTCACCCGCCAGGCGGTGCCCCTCCTTTCCCCGGAGAAGGCGAAAGGGCTCCTAAAGGGCGGGTACGTCCTGGAGGAGGACGAGGAGCCCGAGGGCATCCTGGTGGCCACGGGGAGCGAGGTCCACCTGGCCCTCAGGGCCAAGGCCCTCCTGAACGGAAAGGGGCGGCGGGTGCGGGTGGTGAGCCTGCCTTCTTGGGAGCTCTTTGAGGCCCAGCCTGCGGAGTACCGGGAGCAGGTTCTCCCCAAAGGGCTTCCCACGGTGGCGGTGGAGGCGGGGGCCAGCTTGGGCTGGGAGCGGTACGCCCATAGGGCAGTGGGCCTGGACCGCTTCGGGGCCAGCGCCCCCTACCCCGAGGTCTACGAGCGCCTGGGCTTCACCCCGGAGCGGGTGGCGGAGGCCTTGGAAGAGCTCCTATGA